The nucleotide sequence GGTGACATTCTTGCGAGAGCATGATGCCCTATGTGTGATTAACCCAGAGGAACGGCGAGATGGGGCGCAGATTATCTGTTCGATGGGAATTTTTTCTAGTAAAAAGTAAAAAAGCAAAAGGAGAAAAGCACAGTGGCCACGCGGGTTAAAAAGAAGAATTTTTCGAGTTTTACCTATGTGGAAGCATTCAAGTATTTAGGGATTCAAGAAATCACACCTTGGAAGTTTTCTGTGGAGTCGATCGCTCCTAGCGACTTCTTTCAGGAAAACCTCAGACAGATCTCTGAAGTGTTTGATTTACAAAGTGGTGAAGAGTCTAAAAAACTCCTGATTGATGCTATTTGTCAGGAATCACTACAGCACTTTAAGCACTTGAAAATTTGGAAAGCAGCCCCGCTTTCCGATGAACAAACAACTGGCTATGTGGACTATCTGCTGGCCAAGAGGCGTGCCTATCTCGAAGCACCATTACTGTGCATTATCGAAGCAAAGAAAGATGATTTTGAACAGGGATTAGCGCAGTGCTTGCCCGCCATGAAAGCCTGTCAATATAACAATCAATTACTAGATCAAAATTTGGACATTTACGGCATTGTCACTAATGGAGAGGGGTGGCAGTTCTACAAGCTAACTCTGGACGGATTAGTGTATGGTTCTGAGCTATATGCGATCGGGAATTTGCCTCAAGTCCTAGGAATTTTAAACTTTGTTTTTGAGCAGTGCGAACAGAATTTGTTAGCAGCCTTGGGAGGACAATTGTAAACTCATTTCAAGAGGAATGGAGAATGTCTCAAACCAGTAATTTGGCGGCTCTCTATGAGCAAGACATTTTGCTGTGGTCAGAAGACGCTGTTGCCAAACTTAAGGCGCAGGACTTTGATCATAGTGACTTCTGGCTGGAATCATCGGAGGAGTAATGATATGCCATCCAATCTCTATGAGACCGATTTTTACGCCTGGACGTTGGAGCAATCGAAATTGCTCAAAGAGGGCGATTTTAAGCATCTGGATATTCCTAATCTCGTGGAGGAAATTGAGTCGTTGGGGAAGCAACAGCGTCAGGAACTCAGAAACCGACTAGGCGTTTTGATCGGGCACCTATTGAAGTGGGATTACCAGCCCGAAAAGCGTACCAAAAGCTGGCGAGTGACGATTCAAATCCAGAGACGAGAAATCAATGACTTATTGGAGGAAAATCCTAGTCTCAAGCCATACTTATCAGCAGCGATCGCCAAGGTCTATCGGGCAGGCGTAGATTTAGTACGGCTGGAAACCCCGTTAGATGATGAAGACCTACCCCAAAACTGTCCTTATTCTGTGCAACAATTGCTCGACCTCAATTTTCCTGTAGATTTGAATCAAGGTCATCAGGAGTCACAGCAATGAACCCTAATATCTATGAAACTGATTTCTACGCTTGGACAGTAGAGCAGTCAAAGTTGCTTAAGGAAGGCAATTTTAAGCATTTAGATATTCCGAATCTAGTAGAGGAAATTGAGTCATTGGGAAAGCAGGAATGCCGAGAGATAGAGAGTTGTTTAGGAATTTTAATTGGGCATTTACTGAAATGGGACTACCAACCCGACAAGCGCAGTAAAAGTTGGAGGGCAACGATTCGTGAGCAACGACGGGCAGCACAAAAACTCATTGCCCAGAACCCCAGTCTCAAGACCTATTTGGCAGAGGCGATCGCCGATGCCTATGAATCGGGCAAGGATTTAGTGGTGAAGGAAACCCCTTTAGATTATGGAGATTTGCCTGAGAATTGTCCCTATACATCCGAGCAACTGGTTGACCCTAACTTTCCCAACGATTTGAATCTAGCTCGGTGAGTGAACATTCCGAGAGGCTAATATGAGCAACTAAACCTTAAATAAATTCTAGAAATAAAGGAGGTGGCGTTTTTATGTCAATCACTGAAGCCCAACTCTTAGAAATAATTCGGCAGCTACCCCAACCCGCTTTAGATGAAGTAAAGGTATTTTTAGATTTTCTAACCTGGCGTTATCAAGAAAATTTGCCCCAGCTACGGGGAGCAGCCATCGTTGCAGCCATGCGGGGTAAAGCCACAGCCGAAATGACAACCGATGAAATCCTAAACCTGACGCGGGGCAATGAATGAGTAGTGTTTTGGTGGATAGTAATGTCATTCTTGATGTTTTGACTGAGGATCGGACTTGGTTTGAGTGGTCTGCGGGGCAATTGGTGGACTGTGCTGAACAGGGAAAGTTGCTAATCAATCCGATTATTTATGCAGAAGTATCGATCGGCTTTACACAACGTGCAGAGCTAGACGCAGCGCTGCCCCAGTCTTTTTTTCAGCGCGAACCTTTACCTTACGACGCAGCATTTCTTGCAGGAAAGGCTTTTTTAGCCTATCGGCAAAGGGGTGGGGAACGTCGCTCTCCCTTGCCAGACTTTTATATTGGTGCCCATGCAATGATTGCTGGACATACTCTGTTAACCAGAGATGCAACTCGCTACCGTACCTACTTTCCCGAAATAACATTGATTGCTCCTTCATGAGTGTTGCCATGCCACTGAATCGCCAACGCGCCCAAAAGTATCTCCAGACGTTTGATTTTGAATCCCTGTTCATTGAAGAATTGGGCTGGGATACGGTCGATCGCGTCACCCTGCCCTTCGAGGTTGACCGTCACTCTTTCGAGGTGGTGTCTATTGCCCAAAAGCGTGGTTTCATTGTCTACCAGTGCATAACGCCAGAGATTCCGGCGCGGCCAATCCGGGTGAAGCTCGATCGCCAACTGACCGACTACAGCAAATCGCACCTGTTGGTGTTTGGCGATGAGGGCAAGACGCAGCAGAAGTGGTTGTGGCTCAAACCAGAACTTGGCAAAAGCGCTAAGGTGCGATCGCACTCTCACAAAGTGAGTCAAAATCCTGAACCACTTTTGCAAAAGCTAGAGGCTTTGATCGTAGACCTGAAAGAAGAGGAGACCTTAACCCATGTGGATGTGGCGCAGAAGGTGAAGCAGGGGTTTGATGTTGAACGGGTTACCAAACAGTTTTTCCAAGATTTTGAAGGGCTTCATCAGCAGTTTTGTTTGGAAATTGAGGGGATTGATTCGGAGAGCGATCGCCGGTGGTATGCCTCAGTTTTGCTCAACCGGTTAATGTTTGTCTATTTCCTACAGCGTCGCTATTTCCTAGACAATAGCGATGCCTCATATTTGCAAAATAAACTGAAAGCCTGTCAACAGGAAGGTCGAAACTTTTATCAGTTTCTCCAGGATCTATTCTTTCTTGGTTTTGCTGAGCCGGAATACCTGCGTAATCCGGTGATTCAGCAGCGTATAGGCAAGATTTGTTATCTCAACGGAGGCTTATTCCTCCGCCACACGATCGAGCAAAAGTATCCGCAAATTCAGATTAGCGATCGCGCCTTTTCCCAAGTATTCGATCTATTTTCTCGCTATTCCTGGCATTTGGACGATCGCCCGGACAAAGACCCCTTGGAAATCAACCCCGATGTGTTGGGCTATATCTTCGAGAAGTATATCAACCAAAAAGAATTTGGTGCCTATTACACCCGCCCAGAGATTACCGAATATCTGTGCGATCGCACGATTAACAAACTCATTCGCGATCGTCTGACTCCCCTCTCCCCATCCCCCCATTCGCGGGGGGCTAGGGGGGCAGGGAGAGGTGCCGGGAGTGAGGGCCTATCCTTACTGATTGAAACCTTAGATACCAGCCAATGCGATCGCCTGTTAAATGAGATTCTGCCCACCCTGACGTTACTGGATCCTGCCTGTGGTTCGGGGGCATTTCTGGTAGCGGCAATGAAAACGTTGATTGGCATCTACACCCAAGTTGTAACAAGGGCTAAGTCATTGCTAGAGAACCCTCATTCCCTCACCCCTTCTCCCCCCTTGGGAGAGGAACCGGGGGGGAGGGCAATTTCCCCCCATGAATTGGCAGCAAGGGCAAGAATCACGCAATGGTTGCAGGAGGCAGGCAAGCATCCTTCCCTGGAGTATTACATTAAAAAACGCATCATCACCGACAACCTCTATGGCGTAGACATCATGGAGGAAGCGACAGAAATCGCTAAATTGCGTCTATTTTTAGCACTCGTTGCCTCAGCCAAAACCGTGAATGACTTAGAACCCCTGCCCAACATTGACTTCAACATCATGGCAGGCAATTCTTTGATTGGACTTATTCGCGTGGATTCCGAAGGATTCGATCGCCTGACTCCCCTCTCCCCATCCCCCCATTCGCGGGGGGCTAGGGGGGCAGGGAAAGGAGCCGGGGGTGAGAGCTTACTTCAGGGCAATCTCTTGCAGCCCCTAGCCGCTTCCACCTATCAGCAAATTCTGCGAGATAAAAACCAAAGCATTGCCCTCTACAAAAAACACGCCTTCCAGCAAGACGACCCAGACCTACCCCAAGAAACCCGTCTACTGCAACTGCGCAATCATATTCAAAAGCTCAATGAAGAAGCCCAAGCCAAATTAAATCAATTACTGTTGGATAAATTTAGCACCAAGCTAGGGATCAAGTATGAGCAAGCCCAACTAACCGGTAAACCCAAAAAACGAGTACTAAACCTTGCCGATATTAGCGCTTTAGAACCCTTCCACTGGGGCTATCATTTCGACACCGTATTTGCCCGCGGTGGCTTTGATGCCATCATTACCAACCCGCCTTGGGAAACCTTTAAGCCCCAAGCCAAGGAATTTTTTGCCAATCATAGCGACTTGGTTACTAAAAACAAGATGGACATAAAAGCTTTTGAGAAAGAACAAAAAAAGCTGTTAGACAACCCCGAAATTGCCGCCGCTTGGCTAGACTATCAGAGCAAATTTCCCTATGTGAGTGCCTATTTCCGTTCGGCTGAAGACTATATCAATCAAATCTCGATCGTAAATAGCAAAAAGGCAGGCACCGACATTAATCTCTATAAGCTATTTCTAGAGCGTTGCTACCATCTTTTACGACAAGGCGGCGAGTGCGGCATTGTCATTCCCAGCGGCATTTATACGGATCTAGGCACCAAGCAGTTACGGCAAATGCTGTTTTCCCAAACTAAAATCACAGGTTTATTCTGCTTTGAAAATCGTAGGTCAATTTTTGAAGGGGTTGATAGTCGTTTTAAGTTTGTCATTTTAACTTTTGAAAAGGGCGGACAGACCGACTCCTTCCCAGTGCGCTTCATGCGGCATGATGTGGCAGAATTAGCAGCTTTCCCGAAACCGGATGACCTTGTATTGGACGTGTCGCTGATCCGCAAGCTCTCGCCTGACTCGCTCTCCATCATGGAGTTTAAGGAACCCATCGATATTGCTATTGCCCAAAAGATGCTGCAATTTCCCTTGTTGGGTGAAGCAATTGAGGGAACATGGAATCTAAAGCTCACTCGTGAATTTGACATGACTAATGACAGTTATCTATTCAAAACGGAGCCTGCCCCGCGGCGCTTGCCGCTCTACGAAGGCAAGATGATTCATCAGTTTACCCATCGGTTTGCCCCACCCCGCTACTGGATCGATGAAAAAGAAGGACGCAAGGCGCTGTTAGGAAAGAATGGAGTGGATAATGGTCAAAAGTTGGATTATCAAGATTATCGTTTGGGATTTAGAGATGTTGCAAGTAATACGAATGAACGAACAATGATTGCAACGGTCATATCTCCTAACTTGTTTGCAGGCAATACGTTGATAACATCTTTGGGATTAAATGATTTTCAAGAACTACTTTTAACCACAGCAATACTAAGCAGTTTTGTTGTTGATTTCTCATTACGACAGAAAGTGACAGCTCATTGCAATATGTTTTATGTTTATTCAACCCCTATTCCCCGCCTTCAAGAGGGCGACCAATGGTTTACCGAAATTGTGGAACGCGCTGCCAAACTCATCTGTACCACCCCCGAATTTGACGACTTGTGGCAAGAGGTTTTCCCTCATCCCCTAGCCCCTTCTCCCAAGGGGGGAGAAGGGGAACAAGAAGGTGGTTCGGCTCCCCTCTCTGCATCCCCCCATTCGCTGGGGGCTAGGGGGGCTGGGAGAGGGGCTGGGGGTAAGGGTGTTACTGATGAAACCGAGCGGGCGAAGTTGCGGGCAGAACTCGATGGCATCATTGCCCACCTCTATGGCCTCACCGAAGCCGAATTTGCCCATATCCTCAGCACTTTTCCCCTTGTTCCCGATGCCACCAAACAAGCCGCCCTTAATGCGTACCGCGATGTCGCTCAGGGGCTGATAACATGATTCAACCCTATGGCTTCACCGACGAAGAACTCGACGACCTCATCAACGACGACATCAAATACCGCATGGGCAGAGACTCTGGAGATGATGACTGATGACTATACTGCAACTCAATTCCAGACTTCAATCCCGATTAGGAATTACCCCAGAGCAGCTCGCTGAATTTTGCCAACGATGGAAAGTGGCTGAACTCGCCCTCTTTGGATCAGTTCTGCGTGATGACTTTTCCGCCAATAGCGATATTGATATTTTAGTCAGCTTTGTTCCTCATCACTCTTGGGGCTTAGAGTTTATTCAAATGCGAGAAGAACTAGCCATTCTTTTTAAGCGACCAGTTGATCTATTAACCCGTCAAAGTATTATGAACAGCCATAATGCTCTCCGTCGTCAAGCAATATTAGACTCAGCGGAGGTCATCTATGCAGCGAGATAAACAGGCATTAATAGATATTTCTACCGCTATTCAACAAACATTACTGTATGCTCAAGGCATTGATCAGGATAATTTACAACAAGATGACGAGAAGCAAGCTGCCATTTTATATCGACTCATTGTGATTGGAGAAGCAACCAAGCGTCTATCTAATGAATTTCGTGAGCGATATCCAGCAATTCCCTGGCGGCAAATGGCTGGTTTGAGAGATGTCGTTATCCATGACTATGATGAACTGGATTTCGATATTCTCTGGAATGTAATCCATATTAACTTGCCTGATATTTTGCCAGAAATTCAAGCAATTTTAGAAGGTCTGGAGCGTTAGGATAATGCCAATCAAACAATTGAAACCCATCATTGACGAAATCGTTTGCGTAGCTTCTCCTGTGGAGAATCGCGTCCTTGCCCAACACCCAAAAACTGATTGGGGCTTCACCAACGAAGAACTCGACGACCTCATAAACTACGACATCAAATACCGCATGGGCAGAGACAACGGAGGTGATGACTGATGCCAAAAACTTTACCAAGAGAGATTAAAATACATCTCGAAAAAGCAACAGAAAGCGCCTTGTTAGCTGTAGATATTTACAACAAGCCAGCTACAAAATTTCGCTCAGGTGGCTACATAGTTTTGATGTGTTTAGCCTGGACAGCACTTTTTCATGCAATCTTTTTTAAAAACGGAGTCAAACCATTCTATAGACAAAAAAATTCTCGAAAATATTTGAAGGTTGATGGAGACTATAAAGCTTGGGAATTGAAAGAATGCCTTCAACAATATTACAAAGGTCAATATCCTGCCGTCAGAAAAAATATAGAATTTTTCATCCCCCTTAGAAATAAATTAGAGCATCGTTCCATGCCACAACTTGACATTCATATATTTGGTGAATGTCAGGCTTTTTTATTTAACTTTGAAGACTTACTAATTCAAGAATTTGGTTCTAAATATGCGCTAAATGAGCACGGTTTTATATCACTTCAATTCTCTCATGTTCGTCATGAAGATCAGCAAAAAGCCATCCGAGAAATGCAGAAGCCTTTAGCTAGAGAAATAAAAGATTACATTGACAAATTTAGATCTTCATTGACCACTAACATAACTGATAGTCTTCAGTATAGCTATAAAGTTTATATTATTCCCAAGCTATCTAGTCATCAAAATAGTTCAGATCTTGCTGTTGAATTTGTCAAATATGATCCCAACAACCCTGAAGAGATGAAGAAATATAGCCAAGTTGCTGCATTACTCAAAGTGAGTCAAGTTCAAGTAGCCAATGCTGGAAAGCTTAAAGCTGGTGAAGTCGCCTCAAAAGTAGAACCAATTGTCAAACAAATTATGGGACAGGATGCAAAATTTACTGCTAGTCATCACCATGTTCGTGCAGCCCGTTACTACAAAGTACGCCCAAAGAGGGGAGAAGACAAACGTAAGACAAATCCAAAATACTGTCATTACGATGAAGCTCATGACGACTATGTTTACACGGATGAATGGGTAAATTTTCTAAAAACTGAAATGGAAAAGGAAGGGCAGTATGAAAAAGTAATGAAGCACAACGAGTAATCTAGTTGATAAACCTACTTATTTGTCAGATTAACATTGAAACCTACTACTGGCTCAGACTACTAAGTGCTGCTGGCATTCTTTCAGAAAGTCGGATGCAATCGCTCCAGATAGAAGCAGAGAAAATTATGAAAATCATTAGAGCCATTATTATTTCAAGTAAAAAGGTAAAAGGCAAAAGTATGAAAAAGTTGGATGCACTCAAGCTAGTTCAATCTCACCAAGAGGAGCTACAAAAGTTAGGCGTTAAGTCGCTCAATCTTTTTGGCTCCGTTGCCCGTGGTCAAGCCAACCCTCAAAGTGATGTGGATATCTTAGTGGAACTTGATGAATCTATTGGCTTCTTTGAATTTTTCCACATTAAACATTATCTGGAAGATCTTTTTCAGTGTCCTGTTGATTTAGGGACAGTTGACGCTCTCAAAGAACATCTCAGGCAACCGATCTTGGAGGAAGTGGTTCATGTCTTCTAGATCTGCAAAAGAGCGTATTCAAGATATTCTCAATGCCATTGATAGCATTCAGAGCCGAACTACTGGCATGAGTTTTGATCAATTTAGTCAAGATGAAACGATCGTTAAAGCCGTACTTTATGACCTCATTGTGATTGGTGAAGCAGCGATTAATATTCCTGTTGATGTTCAAGCCCTAGCACCTGAACTTCCTTGGCGGCTCATGAGTGATATGAGAAATATTATGGCTCACGAATATTTTCAAGTCAGTCTACGAATTACTTGGTCAACAATTCAAAATAACCTACCTCCTCTGATTAATCCTTTACAACAATTACAGACAAAATTATGAGTACAGCTATATTTTTTCAAAGTTTTTCAAAACCCATCAATCATGAAATCGATCGCGTCCTTGCCCAACACCCAAAAACTGATTGGGGCTTCACCAACGAAGAACTCGACGACCTCATCAACTACGACATCAAATACCGCATGGGCAGAGACAGCGGAGGTGATGACTGATGGCAACACTTCAACTAAACTCTAGACTTCAATCCCGACTGGGGATTACTCCAGAACAACTTGCCGAATTTTGTAATCGGTGGAAAATAGCTGAACTCGCTCTCTTCGGCTCAGTCTTGCGAGATGACTTTTCTGCCAACAGTGATATTGATATTTTAGTCAGCTTTACTCCTCATCATTCCTGGGGTTTAGAGTTTATTCAAATGCGAGAAGAGCTGTCTACCCTTTTTAAGCGACCAGTCGATTTATTAACTCATAAAAGTATTATAAGTAGCCACAATGCTCTTCGCCGTCAAGCAATTCTAGACTCAGCGGAGGTCATCTATGCTGCGAGATAAACAAACATTAGTTGATATCTTAACCGCGATTCAGCAAATTTTGAAATATGTTCAAGACATCAACCAAACACAATTGAAGCAAGATGACGAAAAACAAGCCGCTATTTTATATCGACTCATTATTATTGGAGAAGCAACTAAGCGTCTGTCTGATGAATTCCGTGAGCGATATCCAGCAATTCCCTGGCGGCAAATGGCGGGTTTGAGAGATGTCGTTATCCATGACTATGATGAACTGGATTTCAATATCCTCTGGAATGTGATCCATATTAATTTGCCTGATATTTTGCCAGAAATTCAAGCAATTTTAGAAGGTCTGGAGCGTTAGGATAATGCCAATCAAACAATTGAAACCCATCATTGACGAAATCGTTTGCGTAGCTTCTCCTGTGGAGAATCGCGTCCTTGCCCAACACGACGGCTTCACCGCCGAAGAACTCGACTTTATCATCAACTACGACATCAAATACCGCATGGGCAGAGACAACGGAGGGGATGACTGATGGCAAAAGATCTGTTCCATGATGTCGTTAAAACTGCCCTAATCAAAGATGGCTGGCAAATTACTGACGATCCGCTTTTCCTCAAAGTAGGTGGCGTAGACTTTTTCATCGACCTCGGCGCAGAAAAACTACTTGCCGCCGAACGCGATGGTGAAAAGATCGCTGTCGAGATCAAAAGCTTTATCAACACCTCCAGCATTGCCGATTTCCATCTTGCGATCGGGCAATTCATTAACTACCGTGTTGCATTAAAAGCAGCCGATCCAGAACGGCAATTATTTCTGGCTGTTCCCGACATCACCTACAATACATTTTTTCAAAAAGAGTTTCCACGCATGGTAATTAAGCAGTATCAACTTAAACTCTTTGTATATGACATTGAAAATGAGGTGATTGTTCTATGGCAAACCTAGAAAAACTTCAAACTTATCGAACCATCATCAAGCAACTACTGGAGGAATATGCTGCCTACAAACCATCCTATGGTGACATTGAAATTCAAATGATTTTCGACACAGAACATGACCATTATCAAGTGGTTGCGATCGGCTGGAATAAAAAAGAGAGAATCTATGGTTGTTCAATTCATTTGGATATTAAAGATGAGAAAATTTGGATTCAGGTCAATAATACCGAGTTAGATATTGCTCAAGACCTGGTTGAACAAGGAATACCCAAAGAAGATATTGTCATTGGATTTCAACCGCCTTACTTGCGTCAATATTCAGGTTATGCAACCGTTTAATCCCATCACTCATCAAATCCTTGGCGCAGACTCTCCCTTGAAGAATCGCGTCCTAGCCCAACACCCAAAGATTTCGAGGGGCTTCACCGACGAAGAACCCGACGACCTCATCAACG is from Leptothermofonsia sichuanensis E412 and encodes:
- a CDS encoding DUF29 domain-containing protein, producing MPSNLYETDFYAWTLEQSKLLKEGDFKHLDIPNLVEEIESLGKQQRQELRNRLGVLIGHLLKWDYQPEKRTKSWRVTIQIQRREINDLLEENPSLKPYLSAAIAKVYRAGVDLVRLETPLDDEDLPQNCPYSVQQLLDLNFPVDLNQGHQESQQ
- a CDS encoding DUF2281 domain-containing protein, whose amino-acid sequence is MSITEAQLLEIIRQLPQPALDEVKVFLDFLTWRYQENLPQLRGAAIVAAMRGKATAEMTTDEILNLTRGNE
- a CDS encoding DUF3644 domain-containing protein, translating into MPKTLPREIKIHLEKATESALLAVDIYNKPATKFRSGGYIVLMCLAWTALFHAIFFKNGVKPFYRQKNSRKYLKVDGDYKAWELKECLQQYYKGQYPAVRKNIEFFIPLRNKLEHRSMPQLDIHIFGECQAFLFNFEDLLIQEFGSKYALNEHGFISLQFSHVRHEDQQKAIREMQKPLAREIKDYIDKFRSSLTTNITDSLQYSYKVYIIPKLSSHQNSSDLAVEFVKYDPNNPEEMKKYSQVAALLKVSQVQVANAGKLKAGEVASKVEPIVKQIMGQDAKFTASHHHVRAARYYKVRPKRGEDKRKTNPKYCHYDEAHDDYVYTDEWVNFLKTEMEKEGQYEKVMKHNE
- a CDS encoding nucleotidyltransferase family protein, giving the protein MKIIRAIIISSKKVKGKSMKKLDALKLVQSHQEELQKLGVKSLNLFGSVARGQANPQSDVDILVELDESIGFFEFFHIKHYLEDLFQCPVDLGTVDALKEHLRQPILEEVVHVF
- a CDS encoding DUF29 domain-containing protein, which gives rise to MNPNIYETDFYAWTVEQSKLLKEGNFKHLDIPNLVEEIESLGKQECREIESCLGILIGHLLKWDYQPDKRSKSWRATIREQRRAAQKLIAQNPSLKTYLAEAIADAYESGKDLVVKETPLDYGDLPENCPYTSEQLVDPNFPNDLNLAR
- a CDS encoding Eco57I restriction-modification methylase domain-containing protein gives rise to the protein MPLNRQRAQKYLQTFDFESLFIEELGWDTVDRVTLPFEVDRHSFEVVSIAQKRGFIVYQCITPEIPARPIRVKLDRQLTDYSKSHLLVFGDEGKTQQKWLWLKPELGKSAKVRSHSHKVSQNPEPLLQKLEALIVDLKEEETLTHVDVAQKVKQGFDVERVTKQFFQDFEGLHQQFCLEIEGIDSESDRRWYASVLLNRLMFVYFLQRRYFLDNSDASYLQNKLKACQQEGRNFYQFLQDLFFLGFAEPEYLRNPVIQQRIGKICYLNGGLFLRHTIEQKYPQIQISDRAFSQVFDLFSRYSWHLDDRPDKDPLEINPDVLGYIFEKYINQKEFGAYYTRPEITEYLCDRTINKLIRDRLTPLSPSPHSRGARGAGRGAGSEGLSLLIETLDTSQCDRLLNEILPTLTLLDPACGSGAFLVAAMKTLIGIYTQVVTRAKSLLENPHSLTPSPPLGEEPGGRAISPHELAARARITQWLQEAGKHPSLEYYIKKRIITDNLYGVDIMEEATEIAKLRLFLALVASAKTVNDLEPLPNIDFNIMAGNSLIGLIRVDSEGFDRLTPLSPSPHSRGARGAGKGAGGESLLQGNLLQPLAASTYQQILRDKNQSIALYKKHAFQQDDPDLPQETRLLQLRNHIQKLNEEAQAKLNQLLLDKFSTKLGIKYEQAQLTGKPKKRVLNLADISALEPFHWGYHFDTVFARGGFDAIITNPPWETFKPQAKEFFANHSDLVTKNKMDIKAFEKEQKKLLDNPEIAAAWLDYQSKFPYVSAYFRSAEDYINQISIVNSKKAGTDINLYKLFLERCYHLLRQGGECGIVIPSGIYTDLGTKQLRQMLFSQTKITGLFCFENRRSIFEGVDSRFKFVILTFEKGGQTDSFPVRFMRHDVAELAAFPKPDDLVLDVSLIRKLSPDSLSIMEFKEPIDIAIAQKMLQFPLLGEAIEGTWNLKLTREFDMTNDSYLFKTEPAPRRLPLYEGKMIHQFTHRFAPPRYWIDEKEGRKALLGKNGVDNGQKLDYQDYRLGFRDVASNTNERTMIATVISPNLFAGNTLITSLGLNDFQELLLTTAILSSFVVDFSLRQKVTAHCNMFYVYSTPIPRLQEGDQWFTEIVERAAKLICTTPEFDDLWQEVFPHPLAPSPKGGEGEQEGGSAPLSASPHSLGARGAGRGAGGKGVTDETERAKLRAELDGIIAHLYGLTEAEFAHILSTFPLVPDATKQAALNAYRDVAQGLIT
- a CDS encoding DUF29 domain-containing protein, yielding MSQTSNLAALYEQDILLWSEDAVAKLKAQDFDHSDFWLESSEE
- a CDS encoding HepT-like ribonuclease domain-containing protein translates to MLRDKQTLVDILTAIQQILKYVQDINQTQLKQDDEKQAAILYRLIIIGEATKRLSDEFRERYPAIPWRQMAGLRDVVIHDYDELDFNILWNVIHINLPDILPEIQAILEGLER
- a CDS encoding nucleotidyltransferase family protein yields the protein MTILQLNSRLQSRLGITPEQLAEFCQRWKVAELALFGSVLRDDFSANSDIDILVSFVPHHSWGLEFIQMREELAILFKRPVDLLTRQSIMNSHNALRRQAILDSAEVIYAAR
- a CDS encoding HepT-like ribonuclease domain-containing protein: MQRDKQALIDISTAIQQTLLYAQGIDQDNLQQDDEKQAAILYRLIVIGEATKRLSNEFRERYPAIPWRQMAGLRDVVIHDYDELDFDILWNVIHINLPDILPEIQAILEGLER
- a CDS encoding nucleotidyltransferase family protein, encoding MATLQLNSRLQSRLGITPEQLAEFCNRWKIAELALFGSVLRDDFSANSDIDILVSFTPHHSWGLEFIQMREELSTLFKRPVDLLTHKSIISSHNALRRQAILDSAEVIYAAR
- a CDS encoding XisI protein; the protein is MANLEKLQTYRTIIKQLLEEYAAYKPSYGDIEIQMIFDTEHDHYQVVAIGWNKKERIYGCSIHLDIKDEKIWIQVNNTELDIAQDLVEQGIPKEDIVIGFQPPYLRQYSGYATV
- a CDS encoding XisH family protein, producing MAKDLFHDVVKTALIKDGWQITDDPLFLKVGGVDFFIDLGAEKLLAAERDGEKIAVEIKSFINTSSIADFHLAIGQFINYRVALKAADPERQLFLAVPDITYNTFFQKEFPRMVIKQYQLKLFVYDIENEVIVLWQT
- a CDS encoding type II toxin-antitoxin system VapC family toxin, with translation MSSVLVDSNVILDVLTEDRTWFEWSAGQLVDCAEQGKLLINPIIYAEVSIGFTQRAELDAALPQSFFQREPLPYDAAFLAGKAFLAYRQRGGERRSPLPDFYIGAHAMIAGHTLLTRDATRYRTYFPEITLIAPS
- a CDS encoding HepT-like ribonuclease domain-containing protein, with the protein product MSSRSAKERIQDILNAIDSIQSRTTGMSFDQFSQDETIVKAVLYDLIVIGEAAINIPVDVQALAPELPWRLMSDMRNIMAHEYFQVSLRITWSTIQNNLPPLINPLQQLQTKL